A genomic segment from Neobacillus sp. YX16 encodes:
- a CDS encoding LrgB family protein, translated as MIKLIIGICMVLLTICLFFLAKKLYLKYPTPLFNPSLFVSFIIIMILLLFNIPYETYMIGGEWINHLLGSTVVTLAFPLYKYKKLIVKYFRVIFTSILVGVIVNFISVFIFLNLLGYSKEIMFSFFPKSVTTPVAIQIADLTAAVPSLTVVAVMVTGFSGMIIGPYIIKICRFQSDLAKGMALGNAAHVIGTSRAFEYSLEIGSISSAGMILSAIISSILIPLFILILF; from the coding sequence ATGATAAAATTAATTATCGGCATCTGTATGGTCTTATTAACAATTTGTTTATTTTTTCTGGCAAAAAAACTATATCTAAAGTATCCAACCCCTTTATTCAATCCATCCCTTTTCGTTAGTTTTATAATTATTATGATTCTGCTATTATTCAATATTCCATACGAAACATATATGATTGGCGGTGAATGGATAAATCATTTATTAGGTTCAACGGTTGTTACGCTTGCATTCCCTTTATACAAATATAAAAAACTAATAGTTAAATACTTTCGTGTCATTTTTACAAGTATACTCGTGGGGGTTATCGTAAATTTCATTAGCGTATTTATCTTTTTAAACCTATTAGGGTATTCAAAGGAAATCATGTTTTCGTTTTTTCCGAAATCTGTTACAACTCCAGTTGCTATTCAAATTGCTGATCTGACAGCCGCTGTTCCTTCATTAACGGTAGTTGCTGTCATGGTTACAGGATTTAGCGGCATGATCATAGGGCCATATATCATTAAAATATGCAGGTTTCAGAGCGATTTAGCCAAAGGAATGGCCTTAGGAAACGCAGCCCATGTCATTGGTACATCAAGGGCATTTGAATACAGTTTAGAAATCGGTTCTATAAGTTCAGCCGGAATGATTCTATCAGCGATTATTAGTTCAATTTTGATTCCTTTATTTATTTTGATTTTATTTTAA
- a CDS encoding CidA/LrgA family holin-like protein: MKVIKIIVQVCLIYIISLLGDFIQKQFHLPIPGSILGLLILFILLSCHILPEKWIQEGAGFLLSTMMLFFIPAAVGIINYFDFFQGTGLLLVVVLILSTCLVLIFSGYTGEKLGQEKVIEDREKFSA, translated from the coding sequence GTGTGTTTGATTTACATAATTTCTTTATTAGGAGATTTCATTCAGAAACAATTTCATTTACCTATCCCCGGAAGTATTTTAGGATTGCTGATTTTATTTATTTTATTATCATGCCATATACTTCCTGAAAAATGGATTCAAGAAGGGGCAGGTTTTTTACTATCAACGATGATGTTGTTTTTTATTCCCGCAGCCGTCGGCATTATTAATTACTTTGATTTCTTTCAGGGGACAGGTCTATTGTTAGTTGTTGTACTCATTTTAAGTACTTGTCTTGTTTTGATTTTTTCTGGTTACACAGGTGAAAAACTGGGACAAGAGAAAGTGATTGAGGATAGGGAGAAATTTTCAGCATGA